One genomic region from Ornithinimicrobium flavum encodes:
- a CDS encoding PspA/IM30 family protein has translation MTQKQTILGRISQLARANVNALLDRAEDPEKMLDQLIRDYTNSIAEAEEAVAQTIANVRMAEADLQTDREAVAEWGRKAAAASEKAEQMRASGDPDGAYKFDSLARVALSRQIQHEGEISRAEPTISQQNETVEQLKAGLTTMKTKLEDLKSRRGTLVARARSVEAQNKVQDAMASIDVMDPTSDLSRWEDQIRKQEAMVAGRAEARSTSLEDQFAELDDHSADAEIEARLQQLKGQQG, from the coding sequence TCAACGCGCTGCTGGACCGTGCCGAGGACCCGGAGAAGATGCTGGACCAGCTGATCCGCGACTACACCAACTCCATCGCCGAGGCGGAGGAGGCGGTGGCCCAGACCATCGCCAACGTGCGGATGGCCGAGGCCGACCTGCAGACCGACCGTGAGGCCGTCGCGGAGTGGGGCCGCAAGGCCGCCGCGGCCTCGGAGAAGGCGGAGCAGATGAGGGCCTCCGGCGACCCGGACGGCGCCTACAAGTTCGACAGCCTGGCGCGGGTCGCGCTCAGCCGGCAGATCCAGCACGAGGGCGAGATCAGCCGGGCCGAGCCGACGATCTCCCAGCAGAACGAGACCGTCGAGCAGCTCAAGGCCGGTCTGACCACGATGAAGACCAAGCTGGAGGACCTCAAGTCGCGACGGGGCACCCTCGTGGCCCGCGCCCGCAGCGTCGAGGCGCAGAACAAGGTCCAGGACGCCATGGCCTCCATCGACGTCATGGACCCCACGAGCGACCTCTCCCGCTGGGAGGACCAGATCCGCAAGCAGGAGGCGATGGTCGCCGGGCGCGCCGAGGCCCGCTCCACCAGCCTGGAGGACCAGTTCGCCGAGCTGGACGACCACAGCGCCGACGCGGAGATCGAGGCGCGGCTGCAGCAGCTCAAGGGCCAGCAGGGCTGA
- a CDS encoding HNH endonuclease signature motif containing protein: MAFADAALVLGAASRGRAIGELPLASAAPSARSAQEAGTLPQPGAAPRSVESHRHAAEVALRAVEAITVCQGRLDAALVVATAAQATSTGAMLLREKDLAGPDELSRTARDRWRSMTKRRTRGEVAPATGWTPGESAHLIGLATAPVSFSGPVVGQMGRGQLPWRLARALWRACEGMDATDAAHVAHVMCADDQDTCVPERLEPDGRVTAAPWSHRAFWSALDREVAKLRTADDSPDAADARAAREAAFQARCVIAKAGEDGMGSLTVLMPVLWVAAIKDRLDGAAQAARAAGDERTRQQLEADIARVLLAHAALGVGDLAIPELPDGEEVTADDLARTGWSPELINAMSGLPPAVLQVVVPLLALHDPGQAQTLPTVGRPGARPTSEATLADDNNHTGQDGCPSCLPSRRMHPAEGLVDGGAGEMGRTGEMGQTGESSAVRAPSPLADPPAGPPPEQRRLWVGELLGAFSSFLSPAQIRELALSPGTTMARLLVDPADGRCVERSRATYLMDAAMRTQLLAADVTCRAPGCLHQGARCQIDHVHEHSLGGPTSEANAQLLHTGHHEPKTTKAWDAHLSANRDVTWTSLLGRVYRTRVWDYRRYVTVLTDAVDAVSAAPAEDFLDVLNQEIYLALTFRDLGDRLNTGDDDLEPDLARFGGWGLVGLTHTDPATGRRAPGPSAAAAADAMARWATAGPPRPGEQAVPGALQARSGRGVAGPDDPQPQGDEGPVSDPEGRPEYGQGEACPEPGHDHPSRVGPYDYHRISPPPRTTRSDWARRIAELHAQGRPCPPF; this comes from the coding sequence GTGGCGTTCGCGGACGCTGCGCTGGTCCTGGGCGCAGCGTCGCGGGGTCGCGCCATCGGGGAGCTGCCTCTCGCCTCCGCCGCACCCTCCGCCCGGTCCGCCCAGGAGGCGGGGACCCTGCCGCAGCCGGGTGCGGCGCCGCGGTCGGTGGAGTCGCACCGGCACGCGGCCGAGGTGGCGTTGCGGGCGGTGGAGGCGATCACCGTGTGTCAGGGCCGGTTGGACGCCGCGCTGGTGGTCGCGACAGCGGCCCAGGCCACGAGCACTGGGGCGATGCTGCTCCGGGAGAAGGACCTGGCCGGCCCCGACGAGCTGTCGCGCACGGCCCGGGACCGCTGGCGTTCCATGACCAAGCGGCGGACCCGCGGGGAGGTCGCCCCCGCGACCGGGTGGACGCCGGGCGAGAGCGCGCACCTGATCGGGTTGGCGACCGCGCCGGTGTCGTTCTCGGGTCCGGTGGTGGGGCAGATGGGCCGCGGGCAGCTTCCGTGGCGGTTGGCCCGGGCGTTGTGGAGAGCCTGCGAGGGCATGGACGCCACCGATGCCGCCCATGTCGCGCACGTGATGTGCGCCGACGACCAGGACACCTGCGTCCCCGAGCGGCTGGAGCCGGACGGGCGGGTCACCGCAGCGCCGTGGAGCCACCGTGCCTTCTGGTCCGCGCTGGACCGTGAGGTCGCCAAGCTGCGGACCGCCGACGACAGTCCGGATGCCGCGGACGCCAGGGCGGCACGCGAGGCTGCGTTCCAGGCCCGGTGCGTGATCGCCAAGGCCGGGGAGGACGGGATGGGGTCGCTCACCGTGCTGATGCCCGTGCTCTGGGTGGCGGCGATCAAGGACCGTCTCGACGGAGCGGCCCAGGCGGCACGGGCCGCGGGAGACGAGCGCACTCGTCAGCAGCTCGAGGCTGACATCGCCCGTGTGCTGCTGGCGCACGCGGCCCTCGGCGTCGGCGACCTGGCCATCCCTGAGCTCCCGGACGGTGAGGAAGTCACCGCTGACGACCTCGCCCGGACGGGGTGGAGCCCCGAGCTGATCAACGCCATGTCCGGTCTTCCACCGGCGGTGCTGCAGGTCGTGGTGCCCCTGCTGGCCCTTCACGACCCCGGGCAGGCGCAGACCCTGCCGACCGTCGGGCGCCCGGGCGCCCGCCCGACCTCCGAGGCGACCCTCGCGGACGACAACAACCACACCGGCCAGGACGGGTGTCCGTCATGCCTGCCAAGCAGACGTATGCATCCCGCCGAGGGGCTGGTCGATGGCGGGGCTGGAGAGATGGGACGGACGGGGGAGATGGGGCAGACGGGGGAGAGCTCTGCCGTGAGGGCGCCCTCACCGCTGGCCGATCCACCGGCCGGCCCACCACCGGAGCAGCGCCGGTTGTGGGTCGGAGAGCTCCTGGGCGCCTTCTCCTCCTTCCTCTCGCCCGCGCAGATCCGTGAGCTGGCCCTCTCGCCAGGGACCACCATGGCCAGACTGCTGGTCGATCCAGCGGACGGACGGTGCGTGGAGCGATCGCGAGCGACCTACCTGATGGATGCGGCGATGCGGACTCAGCTCCTGGCCGCGGACGTGACCTGCCGAGCCCCGGGATGTCTGCACCAGGGTGCCCGGTGCCAGATCGACCACGTCCACGAGCACTCCCTCGGGGGACCGACCAGCGAGGCCAACGCACAGCTGCTGCACACGGGTCACCATGAGCCGAAGACGACCAAGGCGTGGGACGCGCACCTCTCCGCCAACCGGGACGTCACCTGGACCTCCCTGCTGGGGCGGGTGTATCGGACCCGGGTGTGGGACTACCGCCGCTACGTGACGGTCCTGACCGACGCCGTCGACGCGGTCAGCGCTGCCCCGGCCGAGGACTTCCTCGACGTGCTGAACCAGGAGATCTACCTGGCCCTGACCTTCCGCGATCTGGGCGACAGGCTCAACACCGGCGATGACGACCTTGAGCCGGACCTCGCACGGTTCGGCGGGTGGGGCCTGGTGGGTCTCACCCACACCGATCCGGCCACCGGCAGACGTGCCCCCGGACCGTCTGCCGCTGCTGCCGCCGACGCCATGGCCCGCTGGGCCACGGCTGGTCCGCCCAGGCCCGGTGAACAGGCCGTCCCCGGTGCGCTCCAGGCCCGCTCGGGGCGAGGGGTCGCCGGTCCTGACGACCCTCAGCCCCAGGGCGACGAGGGCCCCGTGTCCGACCCGGAGGGCCGACCCGAGTATGGCCAGGGCGAGGCGTGCCCGGAGCCCGGGCACGACCACCCGAGCAGGGTCGGACCCTACGACTACCACCGCATCAGCCCGCCGCCCAGGACCACCCGGAGCGACTGGGCCCGGCGCATCGCCGAGCTGCACGCACAGGGCCGACCCTGCCCACCCTTCTGA
- a CDS encoding 50S ribosomal protein L25/general stress protein Ctc: MSDELKISAEKRTEFGKGAARRIRRADKVPAVLYGHGTDPVHLSLPGHETLLALRHTNAVLSLDVEGEQQLALAKDVQRDPIKRTIEHVDLVIVRKGEKVVVDVAVHVEGEAAPETVVTTDHSELTVEAEATHIPESLIVSVEGLEAGTQILAGQVELPEGVTLVTDAEALVVNVTQAISEEALEAELAEAEAEVGIETDEPESEGDAEAPAEGEAAAESGDGEAADQA, translated from the coding sequence ATGTCTGATGAGCTGAAGATCTCCGCCGAGAAGCGCACCGAGTTCGGCAAGGGCGCCGCCCGCCGCATCCGTCGCGCGGACAAGGTGCCCGCCGTCCTGTACGGCCACGGCACCGACCCGGTCCACCTGTCCCTGCCCGGCCACGAGACCCTGCTGGCCCTGCGTCACACCAACGCGGTCCTGAGCCTGGACGTCGAGGGTGAGCAGCAGCTGGCCCTGGCCAAGGACGTCCAGCGCGACCCGATCAAGCGCACGATCGAGCACGTCGACCTGGTCATCGTCCGCAAGGGTGAGAAGGTCGTCGTCGACGTCGCCGTCCACGTGGAGGGCGAGGCCGCCCCCGAGACCGTCGTCACCACCGACCACTCCGAGCTCACCGTCGAGGCCGAGGCCACGCACATCCCGGAGAGCCTCATCGTCTCGGTCGAGGGTCTGGAGGCCGGCACCCAGATCCTGGCCGGCCAGGTCGAGCTGCCCGAGGGCGTCACCCTGGTCACCGACGCCGAGGCTCTCGTCGTCAACGTCACCCAGGCCATCTCCGAGGAGGCCCTGGAGGCCGAGCTCGCCGAGGCCGAGGCCGAGGTCGGCATCGAGACCGACGAGCCGGAGTCCGAGGGTGACGCCGAGGCACCTGCCGAGGGTGAGGCCGCCGCCGAGTCCGGTGACGGCGAGGCCGCCGACCAGGCGTGA
- a CDS encoding MarR family winged helix-turn-helix transcriptional regulator: MGSTGTADDVDGVVAAWRRERPDLDVSPLEVLSRVSRLARHLDLARRAAFAEHGLEQWEFDVLSALRRSGEPYQLTPGDLLRETLVTSGTMTNRLDRLAARGLLSRHASPHDRRAVLVTLTPQGRELADRALVALLKGERELLAGLSDAERDSLAAFLKRLLVDFEA; this comes from the coding sequence ATGGGCAGCACCGGGACCGCCGACGACGTCGACGGGGTGGTCGCTGCGTGGCGCCGGGAGCGCCCCGACCTGGACGTCTCGCCGTTGGAGGTCCTCTCCCGCGTCTCGCGCCTGGCCCGGCACCTCGACCTCGCCCGGAGGGCGGCGTTCGCCGAGCACGGGCTCGAGCAGTGGGAGTTCGACGTGCTCTCGGCGCTGCGCCGCTCCGGGGAGCCCTATCAGCTGACCCCCGGGGACCTGCTGCGCGAGACCCTGGTGACCAGCGGGACCATGACCAACCGCCTCGACCGGCTGGCCGCTCGCGGCCTGCTGAGCCGGCACGCCTCACCGCACGACCGTCGGGCCGTCCTCGTCACGCTCACCCCGCAGGGGCGGGAGCTGGCCGACCGGGCGCTCGTCGCGCTGCTCAAGGGGGAGCGGGAGCTGCTGGCCGGCCTCTCGGACGCCGAGCGCGACAGCCTGGCCGCCTTCCTGAAGCGGTTGCTCGTCGACTTCGAGGCGTGA
- a CDS encoding TetR/AcrR family transcriptional regulator, producing the protein MTGPQRRQQLVEVGRALFAEKGFEGTSVEEIAATAGVSKPVIYEHFGGKEGLYAVVVDREIQALLGLITTALTSHEGNARALLEAAATAFLDYIETSTDGFRILVRDSPPGQSTGSFASLISDIASQVEHILAAEFKRRRLDPKTAPLYAQMLVGMVAIPGGWWLDSRRMKKEDVAAHLVNLAWNGLAGMEARPTLRTQGKG; encoded by the coding sequence ATGACCGGCCCCCAGCGACGGCAGCAGCTCGTGGAGGTGGGCCGGGCGCTGTTCGCCGAGAAGGGCTTCGAGGGCACGAGCGTGGAGGAGATCGCGGCCACCGCGGGCGTGTCCAAGCCCGTGATCTACGAGCACTTCGGCGGCAAGGAGGGGTTGTACGCCGTCGTGGTCGACCGTGAGATCCAGGCCCTGCTGGGTCTGATCACCACCGCACTCACCTCGCACGAGGGCAACGCACGGGCGCTGCTCGAGGCGGCGGCGACCGCGTTCCTCGACTACATCGAGACCTCGACCGACGGCTTCCGGATCCTCGTGCGCGACAGCCCGCCCGGGCAGTCGACCGGATCCTTCGCCTCGCTCATCAGCGACATCGCCAGCCAGGTCGAGCACATCCTCGCCGCCGAGTTCAAGCGGCGCCGGCTGGACCCCAAGACCGCGCCCCTCTACGCCCAGATGCTGGTCGGGATGGTCGCCATCCCCGGTGGGTGGTGGCTGGACTCGCGGCGGATGAAGAAGGAGGACGTCGCCGCGCACCTGGTCAACCTGGCGTGGAACGGCCTCGCCGGGATGGAGGCCAGGCCGACCTTGCGCACCCAGGGCAAGGGCTGA
- the pth gene encoding aminoacyl-tRNA hydrolase, with protein MSTAPWLVVGLGNPGPRYEGNRHNIGAMAVAELARRAGSTLREHKAARAWAAEVRLGTSPGGLPGPRAVLARPRTYMNVSGGPVSGLMKFYKVPPEQLVVVHDELDIDFGVLRLKRGGGEGGHNGLRSISQSLGSKDYLRVRLGIGRPPGRQDPADYVLADFPSRDQVEVDLLVGEGADAVEDLVHVGLEAAQQRFHAR; from the coding sequence ATGAGCACCGCACCCTGGTTGGTCGTGGGGCTGGGCAACCCCGGCCCGCGCTACGAGGGCAACCGCCACAACATCGGCGCGATGGCGGTCGCCGAGCTGGCACGCCGCGCCGGCTCGACCCTGCGCGAGCACAAGGCGGCTCGCGCCTGGGCCGCCGAGGTCCGGCTCGGGACGTCGCCGGGCGGGCTGCCCGGCCCGCGCGCCGTCCTGGCGCGCCCCCGGACCTACATGAACGTCTCGGGCGGGCCCGTGAGCGGCCTGATGAAGTTCTACAAGGTCCCTCCCGAGCAGCTCGTCGTCGTCCACGACGAGCTCGACATCGACTTCGGCGTCCTGCGGCTCAAGCGGGGCGGCGGTGAGGGCGGGCACAACGGGCTGCGCTCGATCAGCCAGTCGCTGGGCAGCAAGGACTACCTCCGGGTGCGGCTGGGCATCGGCCGGCCGCCGGGGCGGCAGGACCCCGCCGACTACGTGCTGGCCGACTTCCCCTCCCGCGACCAGGTGGAGGTCGACCTGCTGGTGGGGGAGGGGGCGGACGCCGTCGAGGACCTCGTCCACGTCGGGCTGGAGGCCGCCCAGCAGCGCTTCCACGCCCGCTGA